tgaaatgacTTATAGGATCATGTTTAGAGCTCCTTACTTGGTAAGAATCAAGGTCTTGATCTTTAACTAGTCGAAAACTTTTGACTTCCCCTTTTTCTAATGGCAGTCAGGCCTCCCTCCGCTTTTGTTGttcaaattttcttgttaatctcTTGCCCACAAGTGTTAACTCGACCTGTAAACCCTTAACCTTGGATAGGTTCTTGGAATTTTGGTGTTTTCTCTTGGTTTGGcaagaataaattcaaaaactcaCTCCCTCTCTCTTAATAATTGTTGCCAGTTTTGATGAGCAAGGAAGAGGGGTATTTATATCCCATAATTTATCTTATTCACACTTAGGCCTCATTTCCTCTAAGTGTATTATTTTTGCTcccatatctttttttcttataattaagctatacctcttttcttttcttataatttcaccactcaactttttagtttagttcattctctttaatttaatccaacccTCAATATTTTCaggttaaattttaatatatcttgaaatattttgtcTGGAAATTTAgatcaaaaaatttctaaattccCGTTTTATTGAAATATGTACATTACGCAAACATTTATTTATCGAGGTTTACAACTTTTGctcttttgaaagagaaattatgcTCTACACATGTTTTagctttacctgactttacaaaagcatttgaaataaaatgtgATGCATTTGGAATAGGATTGGTGTTCTTTAGATGCATGACAGATATATATACGTATTTTAGTGGGAAGTTAACtagagcgaccttgaactatcccacttacgacaaagaactctatgcgctagtaagagcacttgagacatgacAACATTATTGGTGGCAAAtagagttcgtaatccattcaGATTATGAGTCCTTGAGGTAtatgaaaggacaaggtaaatTGAATATGAgacatgcaaaatgggttgaattcattgaaatgtttccttacgtaatcaagtataagcatgGCAAAGAGAACATAGTAGCTGATGCACTTTTGCGCAGGTATATTCTTCTAAACACCAACAATATAGATTGCTAGGCTTTGAATATATGAACGAATTGTATGAtgatgattctgactttgccgtgatttataatgcatgtggacattcaactttttgtaagttttatttgatggatggttactTAATCAAAGAGAATAAATTATGTGTTCCTACTAGTTCTTTGTGTGACTTGCTTGTTCATGAAACGTatggggtggtttaatgggtcactttgagGTTGTGAAAACCTTGGAtatattgcatgagcatttctattagccaaagatgaaaagggaTGTGCAATGAATCTGTGAAcaatgcattgcttgtagaaaggcaacaTCTAGAGTAGAActgcatggactatatacaccattgTCTATGCCTACtaaaccttgggtagatatttctatggactttgttttagatttacctaggtcaaagaaaggtagagactctatttttgttatGGTTGATATGTTTTCTAAAATGACACATTTTATtacatgccataaaacagatgatgcatctcatatcacATACTTGTTTTTTAAGGAGATTGTACATTTGCATgtcattcctaagagtatagtgtcagattaTGATGTTAAGTTTCTTAACTATTTTTGGAAGACTTTATAGGGAAAGCTGGGAACTAAAGTCTTATTTTCGACAATTtatcatcctcaaacagatggacaaaatAAGGTAGTAAATAAAActttatcccaacttttacatGTTATTATTCAAAAGAATCTGAAAAGTTAGGAataatgtttgccttttgtcgAGTTTGCTTACAATAGAATTGTGCATTTGACCACTGGCTTTtctccttttaaaattatttatgagttTAATCCattaactcctatggacttaattcctttaccttttgaagaaaaggtaagtttagatggtgaaaagaaagcaaagatGGTGAAacaactccatgagggagttcgactacaaatagagaaaaagagcaGACTATACGCTTCAAAAGTAAATAAAAGGCATAAACATGTTGTTTTCCAACCCAGTGATTAGGTTTGGGTGCACATACGTAAGGAATGATTTCCTAActaaaggaaatcaaaattatagcCTTATGGTAATGGTCCATTTCAGATTTCCATTATGTCTTACTCCTATGAGACCTTTTTTGGCTtttcgggatcagatctcaatcttgattgtgggttgggtaaccacgtgatcacaaggttcgcaTCAAATGTTTTGCAAGTAAGTGCGTGCAAGAAAAGAACTCCAAAGGCTTCAACAAAAGGCTAAGAAACTTTCCATTAAACTTGTTGGTGATTTAAAGGATGagtcatcttgaagagagagggaatgatacgatccaagtaaggttagattcatattatttttagcgTAAAATTTCTTACCGtctagttttatgttattgagcATAACTCCATATTAAACCATTGAAATGGGTCGAAACATCACTAAAAGATTCTAAAGGTATGTTTCTATATTGGGATGAAATTTTGAGTGAATTGGAGTTTGGGAAGGATTTGCGATATAGGTCAAAATggactttataaatttttttatttacttcattttgacttgtggactttctatttaGCAAGGATCATTTTCCTACGAGGATGTGAAagcttgttttgggaatttcttAATTCCACAATGATCTTTAATGGGCCACAACAAAattttcaagtgtggcaaggattcattaatattttaaaatcattttcttataaggattccttatccATCCTAGTTACACAATGAATTGCgagctggtggtatttaatgatagattagttgtttttttaattattattttatttcatgtttgggctcaagtaaaactttgttttcaagtaagatccaaggcttgtttggatcataGTTTGGGCTTACAAGTAAAGGTTTTTTAGCCAGTTTTGTAAGTGGGCCAAATCAGTTCACTAGGGTAGATCCATTAAAGGGTTAATTatttaagaactatttaaactcatgtaacctaaatttttacagccattgatgaatattacATCTAAATTCTTTAGTTTTAACGtatgagagtgattcttgcattctttagttcttgaacaAACTAAATATGATTTATCGAAGATTAATTAGTTTTGTGGCATCGTTCTACTTtatttcaatagtgttggtgccatAGGGCATGTTTCCTTTGTGTCATACACCTATCAGACTTATTTTGGCTTTCCaagatcaaatctcaatcttgattatgaGTTGCGTGACCATAtaatcacgaggttcgcatcaacaattaataaagaaaatctcCCTCTTTTATAACTGCCAATTTAGTTTCCTTCCTAAATTAGGAGAATCATTAGTTAATCCTTCCTAACTTAGAAAATTAGATCTGACAACCTCCCTAACATCCTTTATTGATTAAGAAACTTCCTCCTTTGTTGATAAATATTCTcctaaataatagaaaaaaataaaaatgaatgaaattttcttaaatttaaggagaatattttgttgatttaaatCCTTAATAGAATTAGGAATTCTAACATAAATAAATCTGATATGATTCCAACATCTTAATTAACCCAAGCCAACTTTGGACCCCATGTGGTCCAAACCCATGTTTATTAATAGGGACCAAATTAGACCTAAAATACACTCCAGGTAAACTTTCTTTGCTACCCAAAAACATCTCATATATAGAGCCTCTCCTGATCTAGCCAAActacacactaaaaaaattggGTTGAACCCATCATTCATAAGAATCTGAATTTGACCAAATGCATCTTTATGTAAAAACTCATAATGAAAGCCTCAGGTCAAATCATATATTGAACCGTATTAACAATTAATCTCAAACATATAACCGAATGgttactaaaataaatttaagattgaACCTGAATTGTATCAATGCTTCTATAAGAAAAATATCGTCTTCATCCCTAAAGGCAAAATAACTCGAGATGATGTAGTGGACAATTTTAATGCAACAAATGCAACGACTTAAAATGCATTGAATTGGATAAAGTCTTTGTCACATCGAGCCTTCATTTATCACTACTAACAATGAAGCTAAAATTTAGCCCTAAACACAATAAATTAGGGAAGATGCCAGCCCAACTCCTAAACCAACAAGAAATCTTCCAAAAATAATAGTTCATAGATGTGGAGCAATAGCCATGAATACTGCAACagtgaagaacaaaaaaaatctgcaactagaattgtttttttctccctAGAACTGTCGCTAAAATATCAAGCCCCAAAATTGCTCTTAAGACACAAGTACTCACtacttggtattttttttttgacatgtaaCATTCATACATTGAAAATGTTAACCTTTGACTTCGGGTGAAGGAATGCAAATGCCCTAGATAAAGAGGATCTTTCAAACTCTATTATCTTATCAAATACATGTCCATGCTTTAGCAAAAAAACTTAGTCAAACGTGTGATGGCAAGTCATTGCACTTCCCAGCCAGTAAATTCACCCTATTAGGGCAAAACAAACCATAGCCTTTAGCTTAATGGCTTCTAGTAATTTGCATGTAAACAAGTTAACAAAATCAGTTTGAAATAAGCTTGAAGAACATAGTAGAATGGCTACACTTTGCAGCAATGTGATGTGTAAATTTACTATCAACCATAAAAGAAtcaaggaagaagagaagaagaggcaAGAGTAGGAAggatgatatttattattttctgcataattcaaaacaaacttATTGGCTATATTTTATAGTCGACTAAATTGAGAAAGGTAAACAACCTACTTAAAAATAGGAAAGCACTAACAATACAAAACTAACAATAAGGAAATATTCCTCCCTACTACACTAGTTTCCATCAACCATCAGTAACTAACAAAGACCCATTCCTCATTCACCCCTACGTATGTATTTCCCACTATCTGCACATGCATATACCCATGTACCATTCTACTCTGCAAAGGGTAAACATATCAATTCCCCACCCTTAAGATTCCTTGTTCGCAAGGAATGCAGGATAGGACTTAGCCAAGCGGCGTTCATCTTCCCAAGTGGCATCATCATTTGAGGTGCCTTTCCATTTAATAAGAACTTCAACCTTGGGATGGTATTGGCCTTTTTGGACGACTCTGCGATCAAGAACTATCTTAGGTTGAGGGAGAATGTTGGCTTTATCAGTCACATGAGGAAGCTGAGTAGAGATGGTAATGACAGggccaacatgtttttttaacatgctGACATGAAAGACATTGTTAATCAAAAAGAAACCTAAAAGGCAAAGCCAAACGATAAGCTACTGGTCCAAGTTTTTCTGTGATTTTATATGGACCAAAATACCTGGGTGACAGCTTTAAAGAGCTGCGAAATGCCACCGATGTCTGTCGGTAAGGTTGTAGTTTCAGGTATACAAAGTCGCCCACCTCATAGCTAACCTCACAACGCTACTGATCCGCTTGACATTTCATTCGCGCTTGAGCTAATGAGAGATTCTTTCTCAACTCACTATGATGGCATCTCGATTACGCAAATATCCATCAACAGCCTGTACGTTGGAAGTTCCCAGAACATACATCAATAAGTTTGGAGGTGGAACTCCATACATTGCTTTAAAAGGTGTCATTTTGGTTACTGAATGGACTAATGTGTTATAGCAAAATTCTTCCCATGGAATCCAGTCAATCCATTTGCGTGGTTGGTCCCCTGCAAAACACCGCAAGTACTGCTCTAAGACGCGATTAATCACCTTTGTTTGCCCGTCAGTTTGAGGGTGGTAACTTGAACTCATGCATAACTTAGTTCCCTGAAGCTGAAACAGTAATGCACcaaaaaagaaactaataaaTACTCGGTCTCGATCACTAACTATGGAATCTAGGATTCCATGCAGCCGAACTATGTGAGAGACGAAAGCTTGTGCAACCGTGGCAACTATATATAGATGTTTCATAGGAACAAAATATGCATATTTAGACAAACGATCAATAACAACCATAACCACCGTATGACCACTGGATGGTGGCAACCCTTCAATGAAATCCATGGATATGTCAGTCCATACCCTATCAGGAATTGATAATGGCCGAAGTAATCCAGCAGGTCGCATGGAATATGTTTTGTATAGCTGACAAACATCACAACTTCTTAAAAATTCTTTGATTGTCCCACGCATTTGTGGCCAAGAAAAGCTTTGTTTGAGTCGGGATAGTGTTTTATGATATCCAAAATGACCTCCCATAGGAGAAGAATGACATTCCATAATGATATCTTTAAGCAAAGAGGAAGTGGGACTCAAATAAATCTTACCCTTGTTGAACCAAACTCCATCTCGGTATAAAAATGCAGCAGTGGAAGATGTACTGTCAACCAAGGTCTTAAAGAATGGATCATGTGCCACTTCATATTGAAGCTTCTGCCACCAATCAACATATGGAGTAGAAATGGATAGAAACTGAAATTTAGTTACCCGTGAGAGAGAATCAGCCTCCTAGTTATCAACTCCTTTCTTGCACTCAATGATAGATTCATATCCCATAATCTTTGGTAGCCAACGGGTCTGAGCTGGTGTAGTAATGCGCTGCTCCAACAAATATTTGAGACTTTGCTGGTTTGTGCGCACAATGAATGGTTTGCCAAGAAAATATGGTCTCTATTTCTTAATGGACTTCACAATTGCTAACATCTCTTTTTCATATATGGAGAGAGTTAGAGTTGAACCTTTAAGAGCCTCATTGAAGTAAGCTATGGGACAATTGTTTTGAGAAAGCACAGCTCCTATACCAACTCTGCAAGCATCACACTCAATGACAAACGACTATGTAAAATCTGGTAGAGCCAAAACTGGAGGAGATGTTAATGCTTGTTTTAAATCGTTAAATGCCTTTTCTGCCATGTCGTTCCATTTGAACCCGTCTTTTGATAACAACTGATTAAGGGAAGCAAGCAATGGCAaccaaaattctaaataaattttcagtATTACCTGGCTAAACCCAAAAATCCTCGGACCCCTTTAATTGTGGTTGGAGTTGGCAATTCCATAATTGCTAGAATTTTGGACAAATCAATAGAAACTCCTTGCTCTGATATGACATGGCCTAAATAATCAACTAAAGTAACCCCAAACCTGCTTTTAGATTCCttgcaaataaattattagtaGACAAGATTGTCAAAACAATGTGGAGGTGACTTAAATGATCCTCCCAAGATTTTGAATACACCAAAATGTCGTCAAAGAAGACAAGAATGAATTTTCATAAGTGAGGATGGAAGAGATCATTCATAAGTCCTTGGAAGGCTGTAGGTGCGTTGGTAAGTCCACATGGCATGACAACAAACTCATAGTGGCCTTCATGTGTTCTAAATGTCGTTTTAGGAATGTCATCTTCCTGTACTCTGATTTAGTGATAACCAGCACAAAGATCgagcttggaaaaaaaatttgctcCGTGTAATTCGTCAAGAAGTTCATCGATAACTGGAATAGGATATTTATCCTTGATGGTAAGATCATTTAGAGCTCGATAGTCTATGCAAAAACATTAATCCCCGTCTACTTTTCTGACCAACAAGACCGATGAGGAGAATGGGCTATGGCTGGGGCGTATGAATCATGTGTGTATTAGCTCTTTCACCATCCGTTCAATCTTGGTCTTTTGATAATATGGATATCTGTAAGGTCTTACACTGACTAGTTGGACGTTGGGATAGTGTAGGAGGTGAGTTTAATCTGCAACATAATTTGATGGTCATGTGATCGTTTAGGTGGTAAGGATGTAGGAGGGTTGAAAACATGAGAGAAGTTGGATAAGAGTTGGGCTATTTCAGATGGATGTGAATATGGCTGGGTAATGGAGCATACTAGAATGATAGCAAAGAAATGGCTAGAGACATCCATAGTATTGAACTCCTTTTCTGTCAAAACTTGTAGTCCTGATTATTTCAACCCTTGAAAAACACATAAATTCCCATCTTTTTTGAAAGACATGGTAAGTCTTTTATAATCTGTCTCCATTGGACCTAGTGTCACAAGCCACTGCACTCCCAACACTATTAGGCACGCTGCTACcggaagaataaaataatatgctgTAACAATCTATCCTTGTATCATGATGGTGCACAACCCTGTGTAATCTATCTTCTCCCCGTTGGCTACTGTCACCTGGAATTTTTTATTAGGAACCACAGGTAACTCATATTTGTTGACTATGAATTGATCGATAAAGTTGTGTGCTTCCACCATCTATCAATACCATGACTTCTTTGCTCCTCAATCTTCCTATCACCCGAAGGGTTTGAGGATGAGCTGTACTTGCAATTGTATGGAAGGAAATTTCAGGAATAACTTCTTGGTCCTCTGCCGCTTATAGTAACTCCAATTGTTCCATAGAATCTTGATCATTTGTATCACAAATCATGAATAATTGGGATCGTTGGCAGTGATGACCCGGAATGAACTTCTCATCACAATAGTAGCACAAGCCTTTTTCTCGTCGTTCTTGTGCTTCCTAGGTGGAAATACGTCTGACATTTGATGTGGGATTCGTGTTCTACCACAGATTTGGTGGAGGTCCAAGTACCCCGACAATATTACTCATGCTTGTTTTTGTTGTAGCTGCAGTTGGTTGGATCTGATAAGGGTGTGTTACCTTCTTTTGAAGTTGGTTTCATTCTTCATTCAACCTTGTGACACTGATGGTATCAAATAGTGTGGTTGGATGCTTAATCTTGACATCCAGGCGAATGTCATCTCTTAGACCTACAATAAAACAACCAATAAGAAAGGTTTCTGGAAGGCCATCAACTTGATGGGAGAGTTTTTCAAACTCTTCTTGATAGGCTGCAATGGTGGTAGTTTGTCGTAGTTTTGAAAGAGCTTCGGAGGGGTCTTCAAAATCAATTGGACCAAAACATCGAAGAATGGCTTTGGTGAATTCCTTCCATGTTAATGGTCCCTGGAATTTAGTCATCCATCTATGCCATTGTAAGGCTATTCCTTCTAGATGGAAGGAGGCAAGCGGCACTCGTTGGACAGGTGAAACATTGTTGTACTCAAAGTACTACTCAGATTTGTAAATCCACCCCATTGGATCTTCCCTactgaattttgaaaaaatcaatttaagtgAGGATTGATGGGTTCTTGAGTTCTGACCTGATGATTCAGCAAGAGCAAATGGGTTCAACTCTGGAGGATTCATTCTTGGACTCTTGGAGATGCGTAAGGCTTGTAACTCAGTCAGTATAGTTTGTAAAGTGCCATGCACCTGATCAAAGTTGGATTCGTGTCTAGCCAAAGCTTCATTGACCTCGCTGCGAAACTAAGCGTTGGATTTTCCTCTGGTGTCCATGGTGTGAcctggctctgataccaattgatgtGTAATTTACTATCAACCATAAAAGAATCAgggaggaaaagaagaagaggcaaGAGTGGGAAggatgatatttattattttctgcaTAATTCAAAACAACTTATTGGCTACATTTTAAAGCCAACTAGACTAAGGTAAACAACCTGCTTAAAAATAGGAAAGCACTAACAATATAAAACtaacaataagaaaatattcCTCCCACTACACTAGTTTCTAGCAACCATCAGTAACTAACAAAGACTCATTCCTCATTCACCCCCACGTACGTGTTCCACTATCTGCACCATGCACATACCCACGTACCATTCTACTTTGTAGGGTTAAACATATCACAATGATTTTGGAGtgaaacaaacatgttttaagCACACTTCATCTAACTTGGGATGGTGTAAGAAACACATTATAAGCACAGTTCATGGGCAACAACTAATTCTAGGGtataacaaatatattataaCAAGTTGTTCATGAAAATGTAAATATCCTGACATAAGAACTTGAGACCAATTTTGTAGAATTTTGTTGAAGCACCGATGAGTTTTACATGCAACTTTTAGCTTGGACAAATAATGCTTTGAGAATCTCAAGATATACTCATTATTGAAAATGACTCACAAGTTCTAGGTGCCACATAAAGAGATATCCAAGTACTATGacacattaaataaatttatgaaaataaaattcatcccatttaatttttataaaacatgtcTCTTCATTTGTGTGGTATTTCTTGTAATcaccaaagaaagaaaaaaaaaaccggctttagataaaccaaaacaaggataaggatacatctaaaccaacccccaaacaacccatttcttttgatggggagtataaatatAAGGATAGGAGAgtgaatgatccatcttcttcccaaaccagcagctgcatgtcattccttccttcccctttcacaacaaaaacgtgaatcaaaccagtagagatgACTTTGcgaacttgtgagggagagatgagaccttgagagaggagtgggtagctgcatagaggagaggaaaaagagagctggaaaacgtgagaggaggaagaatgaggagaaccagcagctg
This region of Populus alba chromosome 3, ASM523922v2, whole genome shotgun sequence genomic DNA includes:
- the LOC118037888 gene encoding uncharacterized protein codes for the protein MNPPELNPFALAESSGLRDDIRLDVKIKHPTTLFDTISVTRFGVTLVDYLGHVISEQGVSIDLSKILAIMELPTPTTIKGVRGFLGLARVGIGAVLSQNNCPIAYFNEALKGSTLTLSIYEKEMLAIKLQYEVAHDPFFKTLVDSTSSTAAFLYRDGVWFNKGKIYLSPTSSLLKDIIMECHSSPMGGHFGYHKTLSRLKQSFSWPQMRGTIKEFLRSCDVCQLYKTYSMRPAGLLRPLSIPDRVWTDISMDFIEGLPPSSGHTVVMVVIDRLSKYAYFVPMKHLYIVATVAQAFVSHIVRLHGILDSIVSDRDRVFISFFFGALLFQLQGTKLCMSSSYHPQTDGQTKVINRVLEQYLRCFAGDQPRKWIDWIPWEEFCYNTLVHSVTKMTPFKAMYGVPPPNLLMYVLGTSNVQAVDGYLRNRDAIITSVAFRSSLKLSPSMLKKHVGPVITISTQLPHVTDKANILPQPKIVLDRRVVQKGQYHPKVEVLIKWKGTSNDDATWEDERRLAKSYPAFLANKES